The proteins below are encoded in one region of Apodemus sylvaticus chromosome 13, mApoSyl1.1, whole genome shotgun sequence:
- the Slc26a2 gene encoding sulfate transporter produces the protein MSSENKEQHDLSPRDLPEEACVFPSELPLEGQRGSSTDLTRDGRGAFRRIHLELREKPDPDVKQLVIRKIQKSCQCSATKVRSGIFDFLPVLRWLPKYDLKKNILGDVMSGLIVGILLVPQSIAYSLLAGQEPIYGLYTSFFASIIYFLFGTSRHISVGIFGILCLMIGEVVDRELHKACPDIASTSSSLAVFSNGCVAVNHTLDGLCDKSCYAIKIGSTVTFMAGVYQVAMGFFQVGFVSVYLSDALLSGFVTGASFTILTSQAKYLLGLSLPRSNGVGSVITTWIHIFRNIHKTNICDLITSLLCFLVLVPTKELNEHFKAKLKAPIPVELIVVVAATLASHFGKLHETYKSSIAGHIPTGFMPPKAPDWSLIPNVAVDAIAISIIGFAITVSLSEMFAKKHGYTVKANQEMYAIGFCNIIPSFFHCITTSAALAKTLVKESTGCQTQVSAIVTALVLLLVLLVIAPLFYSLQKCVLGVITIVNLRGALLKFRDLPKMWRLSRMDTVIWFVTMLSSALLSTEIGLLVGVCFSMFCVILRTQKPKNSLLGLEEESETFESISTYKNLRSKSGIKVFRFIAPLYYINKECFKSALYKKTLNPVLVKAAWKKAAKRKLKEETVTFRGDPDEVSMQLSHDPLEVHTIVIDCSAIQFLDTAGIHTLKEVRRDYEAIGIQVLLAQCNPSVRDSLARGEYCKKEEESLLFYSLSEAVAFAEDSQNQKGVCVVNGLSLSGD, from the exons ATGTCTTCAGAAAATAAAGAGCAGCATGACCTCTCCCCGAGGGACTTACCTGAGGAAGCCTGCGTTTTCCCCTCTGAGCTCCCCCTGGAGGGCCAAAGAGGATCAAGCACCGACTTGACCCGAGATGGCCGGGGAGCTTTCCGTAGGATCCACTTGGAGCTTCGTGAGAAACCAGATCCTGACGTCAAACAGCTCGTCATCAGAAAGATCCAGAAGAGTTGCCAGTGTAGCGCAACCAAAGTCAGAAGTGGGATTTTTGATTTCCTTCCTGTTTTGCGGTGGCTCCCAAAATATGatctgaagaaaaacattttaggTGATGTGATGTCTGGTCTGATTGTGGGCATACTGTTGGTGCCCCAGTCCATCGCTTACTCCCTGCTGGCTGGCCAGGAGCCTATCTATGGCCTGTATACATCATTTTTTGCCagcattatttatttcctgtttggTACCTCCCGCCATATCTCTGTGGGCATTTTTGGAATTCTGTGCCTTATGATTGGTGAGGTAGTTGACCGAGAACTACATAAAGCCTGCCCTGACATTGCTTCTACATCATCTTCACTAGCAGTGTTTTCAAATGGATGTGTGGCTGTAAACCATACATTAGACGGACTCTGTGACAAAAGCTGTTATGCAATTAAAATTGGCAGCACTGTGACATTCATGGCTGGAGTTTACCAG GTAGCGATGGGCTTCTTTCAAGTGGGCTTTGTCTCTGTCTACCTCTCAGATGCCTTGCTGAGTGGGTTTGTCACTGGTGCCTCCTTCACCATCCTCACATCTCAGGCCAAGTACCTCCTTGGGCTAAGCCTTCCTCGGAGCAATGGCGTAGGCTCTGTCATTACTACCTGGATCCACATCTTCAGAAACATCCATAAGACCAACATCTGTGACCTCATCACCAGCCTTTTGTGTTTCCTGGTCCTTGTGCCAACCAAAGAACTCAATGAACACTTCAAGGCCAAGCTCAAGGCTCCAATTCCAGTCGAGCTCATTGTCGTTGTGGCAGCCACTCTGGCTTCTCATTTTGGAAAACTACATGAGACTTACAAGTCCAGTATTGCTGGACACATTCCCACTGGGTTTATGCCACCCAAAGCACCAGACTGGAGCCTCATTCCTAATGTGGCTGTAGATGCCATAGCTATTTCTATCATTGGTTTTGCCATCACTGTATCACTTTCTGAGATGTTTGCCAAGAAACATGGCTACACAGTCAAAGCAAACCAAGAAATGTATGCCATTGGCTTTTGCAATATCAtaccttccttcttccactgcATAACCACTAGTGCCGCTCTTGCAAAGACATTGGTGAAGGAGTCAACAGGCTGCCAGACGCAGGTGTCGGCTATAGTGACAGCCCTGGTTCTTCTGTTGGTCCTTCTGGTAATAGCTCCTTTATTCTATTCCCTTCAAAAATGTGTCCTTGGCGTGATCACTATTGTAAATCTCCGGGGCGCACTTCTCAAATTTAGAGACCTGCCAAAGATGTGGAGGCTCAGCAGAATGGACACAGTTATCTGGTTTGTGACTATGCTGTCCTCTGCTCTGTTAAGCACTGAAATAGGCCTGCTTGTTGGGGTTTGTTTTTCAATGTTTTGTGTGATCCTCCGTACTCAGAAGCCAAAGAATTCACTGCTTGGTTTGGAAGAAGAATCCGAAACCTTTGAGTCCATTTCCACTTACAAGAACCTTCGGAGTAAGTCAGGCATCAAGGTTTTCCGCTTCATAGCCCCtctctactacataaacaaagagtGCTTTAAATCAGCTTTGTACAAGAAAACGCTTAACCCAGTCCTGGTAAAGGCAGCTTGGAAAAAGGCGGCaaagagaaaactcaaagagGAAACAGTGACTTTTCGCGGGGACCCGGATGAAGTTTCAATGCAGCTTTCCCATGATCCCTTGGAAGTGCACACCATTGTGATCGACTGTAGCGCAATACAGTTCTTAGATACAGCAGGGATCCACACACTGAAAGAAGTTCGCCGGGATTATGAAGCCATTGGTATCCAGGTTCTACTGGCTCAATGCAACCCTTCTGTGAGGGATTCCTTAGCCAGAGGAGAATATtgcaaaaaggaggaagaaagtctTCTCTTCTACAGTTTGTCCGAAGCGGTAGCTTTTGCAGAAGACTCTCAGAATCAGAAAGGAGTGTGTGTTGTCAATGGTCTGAGTCTTTCTGGTGACTGA